CAGGGGAACCATTCTTCGCCTGGTGCGTGCGCACCGAGACAAAAAAGCCGCCCCGGCGCCGGGGCGGCTTCTCATAGGCCTAAATAACTGAAAAGCCCACGACATCTTCGAATCGAGCATGTCGGAGCACTCCGGGGCCGGAGCGTCGTGGCCGCCGGCGGCGACCACGACCCACGGTCATGCCCTAGAACACGGCCTTGACGCCGAGAACGACCCGGCTGTCGTAGATGTCGCCGAAGCCGTGCTCGTCGGTGTCGTGGTAGCGCAGGTCGAAGCCGACCGTGTCGTTCAGAGCGAAGCCGGCGCCCAGGTTCCAGGTCGTGTAGTCAAAGGGACCTTCGACGTTCTGATGACCCACGGCGCCGGAGATGGTGACCTTCTCGGCCACCGGGAACGAGCCGTTCACTTCATAATAGGTCGCCTCGCCGGTGCCGCCGAAGAAGTCGTCCGAATAGTAGAAGGCCGCGCCGATGGTGGCCGGGCCGACGGCGCCGGAGCCGGCGAGCTTGTACTCGACGTAGTCCTCGTTCGAACCGTCGGGCTGGTTCATGTAGCCGTAATAGACGACGCCGACGTCCAGGGTGACCGGGCCGACCACCGGCTTCACGCCGGAATAGAGGTCGAATTCACCGTCGGTGCCGTTGCCGAAGTCGACATTCGTGACCCAGGCGCCGGCGTAGCCGATGCCCCAGAGGGTGGTGTCGACGCCCGCGAAGATGGAATAGTTCTCGTCGGTCTGGCTAACGCCGCGGAACACATAGTCGGTGTTCGCGCCGACGTTGAACGAGAAGTCGAACGGGCTCGCGTCGTCTTGCGCGAGGGCCGCGCCGCCCATGGCGACGGAGGCCACGGCGGCGAGAAGCGTGGTCTTGAAGAGTTTCATTTCGTTTATCCCCTTATTTTTCGATCGAGCTCCGCTCAATCGTCGAGGGAGATCGCCATGCGAGCGAGTTCCAGATCAACGCGAGGGGAGCCGATGAATGGCTCTACCTATGCCGTGTTCGATTTTTGAGCGTTAATGGAGCGTGGCGCCGCGCTTTTAGGCGAAATAGTGTGACCTGCCCGACACAGGTCGCTCACGCATCACCGTTTAGCGCATGGAGAGCGGCGAGTAGTTCAGGTGAGTCCCGGCATCGACCAGCAGGGTCTCTCCGGTGACGTGGCGCGAGGCGGTCGAGGCCAGGAACACCGCGGCGGCGGCGACGTCCTCGGCCGTGGAGGCGGCCTTCAGCGGCGTGTTGGCCGCGGCGCCGGCGCGCACCTTGGCGGCCTGCTCGGCCCCGACGCCCTTGCCGAACCACGGGGTGTCGATGAACCCCGGGCAGATGGCGTTGACCCGGATCTTCGGCGCCAGGGCGCGGGCCAGAGACAGGGTCATGGTGTTCATGGCGCCCTTGGACGCGGCGTAGGGCACCGACGACCCGATCCCGGCGACGCCGGCGATGGACGAGGTGTTGACCACCGCGCCTGGCTGCGGCCCGGCCTCCAGCAGGCTTCGGCATGCGCGCACCATCTGGAAGGCGCCCACCACATTGACCCCGTAGAGGCGCAGGAAGTCGTCGGCCGAGACCGCCTCGAGATCGGCGTGGTTGGGGGCGAACTTCGTCACCCCGGCATTGTTGAACAGCGCATCGATCCGGCCGAAGGGTTCGGCGGCCGCGGCGATCCTGCGGCAGTCGGCGTCAAGCGCCACATCGCCCTGGACCAGCACCGCCTTGGCGCCCTGCGCCTCCACCAGCCGGGCGGTCTCCTGCGCCTCCTCGAGGCTGCTTGCGTAGTTGATGACCACGGCCGCGGCGCCGCGGCCGGCGGTCTCCACGGCGATGGCCCGGCCGAGCCCGGTGGAGGCTCCGGTCACCACCACGACGAAGTTCTCGAAATCCTGGCCGGCCATCGCGGCTTCTCCAACTTGAGCTATCGGTATCTGTCTTGATCCCACTGTCGGCCGCCTTGGTTGCCGGGCGCAAGCCCAAGGGCTACATCGCCGCCATGGACGAGACGCACCTGACCCAACTGGGCCGCGAGGTTCGTGGTTTCGACAGTCCCGAAGCCGCGGTGCTGGAGCGCGTGCCCAACCCCCAGGCCGATGTGCTGTACCTGGCGCGGTTCACCGCGCCGGAGTTCACCTCGCTGTGTCCAGTGACCGGGCAGCCCGACTTCGCCCACCTGGTGATCGACTACGCGCCCGGCGACTGGCTGATCGAATCGAAGTCGCTGAAGCTCTATCTGGGCGCCTTCCGTGATCACGGGGCGTTTCACGAGGACTGCACCGTGGCGATCGGACGGCGGATCGTGGAGGTGGCGGCGCCGCGGTGGCTGCGGATCGGCGGCTACTGGTTCCCGCGCGGCGGCATCCCCATCGATGTCTTCTGGCAGACCGGACCGGCGCCGGACGGGTTGTGGATCCCCGATCAAGGGGTCGCGCCCTATCGTGGACGCGGCTGAGTCAGAATTCGACGTTTGGAAGAGTTAATGTTTTGAGATCGAACGGTTAGTTCGACCCCGAAATTCGCGTGTTCGGAAGTATTCGTATTTCTCAATACAACCTTCGATCACTTTCCACCTAGGCGGGCCGTTCGCGAAGGCGGCGAGCTTGGCTGTGGCGGAGTCGGCGTCGACTAGCCGACAGGGGTGCGGTGTGCTATTAGGACATCGCCCATCTCTCCTCGGGCGTGTCACACTTCAGGCCGGGCGGCGCGCCATCGCCGTCCGGCCGTCGTGTATCTGGGCGCGATCAGGGCCGCCAGACGGTGGTCAGGGCCGCAGGATCGGGGCGCTCGCGCTCCAGCGGCGGCTCCTTGGGCGTGCCCAGCAGGATGAAGCCGGCCACCCGCTCGCCCTCCGCAAGGCCAAGCAGAGCCTTGGCTTGGGGGTCATAGGCATACCAGTCGGTGATCCAGTTGGCCCCGTAGCCCAGCGCCTGGGCGGCATAGAGCAAGGTGGTGCAGGCCGCACCGGCTGAGAGCTCCTGCTCCCACATCGGAATCTCGTGTTCGACGGCTCGTGAGACCACCGCGATTCCTGACGGCGGGAGCTTGAGCTTGGCCAGCTTGGCCGCGGCGCGCGGGTCGTCGCGGGCCTCGGCCAAGGCTTCCAGCTTGGCCGCAAAGGCCGCCTTGCCGTCTGAATCGAGGATAATGAACCGCCAGGGCGACAACTTCCCGTGATCGGGCACCCGGCAGGCCAAACCGATCAGGGCGGCGATCTCATCGGGACCCGGGCCGGGCTCGGCCAGAGTCACGGCCGAGGACGATCTGCGGCGCGCCAGGAAGTCCAGAACCTGCGGATGGGGAGGCTGTTCAACGGGCGTCCCGAAGAGGGGCGTGGGGGGCAGAGCGACGGTCACGTCCGGGCGCCTCGTTAGCAAAACCGAGATGGGATATCCCTTATTGGGCTTTGGGCGCTCGTCCCGCAAGGCTAGTTGAGAATATGTCGCAAAAACCCGACTGGCTGGTCGCCCACGGAACGCCCTGGAAGAAGGGCGAGCCCAAGCGGGTCTACGACAATCCCTGGATCAGCGTCACCGAGCAGACGGCGATCGCGCCCACCGGCCGGCCGGCGCTGTATGGGCTGGTCGCGTTCAAGAACCGCGCCTTGGCCATCCTGCCGGTGCACGAGGATGGGACGGTGACCCTGGTCGGCCAGAACCGGTTCCCATTCGCCGACTACAGCTGGGAGATCCCGGAAGGGGGCGGGCCGCTCGATGAGGCGCCGCTGGAAGGCGCCAAGCGCGAGCTGCTGGAGGAGACGGGTCTGGCCGCCGCCCATTGGACCGAAGTGCTTCGGATGCAGCTTTCCAACTCGGTCACAGACGAACTGGCCATCGGCTACCTGGCCACCGGCCTGACCCAGCTGGCGGCCGAGCCGCAGGGCGACGCCACCGAGGATATCGCCCGCACCCGCGCGCCGTTCCGCGAAGTCCTCGACGCCGCAACCGCCGGACACATTCAGGACGCCTTGACGGTGGCGATGCTGCTTCGGGGTTACCATATGGCCCGGGAAGGGCTTTTGCCGGACGCGCTCGCGCGCGCCATGATAGGATAGGAAGCCGCCATGGGACGGGAGGAGCCTTTGAGCCAACGTCTGGAAGTCATCGAGTTCGGTGCGCCGCCGCCGGTCTGGCCGTCGCTGCGGATGGAGGCCGAGCGGGCCGCCAAGGCCGAGCCGGCGCTCGCCTCGCTGCTGAACGCCGTGGTGCTGAGCCATGAGGACCTGGGCGCTGCCCTGTCCTATCAGCTCGCGCGCAAGCTGGGCGACCAGGAGCTGCGAGCCATGAGCCTGCGCGAGTTGGCCGACGCGGCCTACCGCAACCAGCCGGAACTGGTGGACACGGCCGAGGCCGATCTCCGCGCCGTGTTCGAGCGCGATCCGGCCTGCAAGGGCTACGTCCAGCCGTTCCTCTTCTTCAAGGGCTTCCAAGCGCTGCAGACCCAGCGCGTGGCCCATTGGCTCTGGCATCAGGGCCGCGAGACCATCGCTCTCTATCTGCAGAGCCGAATGTCGGAGGTGTTCCAGGTGGACATCCACCCGGCGACCAAGATCGGCTCCGGCGTGTTCATCGACCACGGCACCGGCATCGTCATCGGCGAAACCGCAGTGATCGGCGACGATGTTTCGCTGCTGCAGGGCGTGACCCTGGGCGGCACC
This genomic stretch from Phenylobacterium sp. LH3H17 harbors:
- a CDS encoding TorF family putative porin, whose product is MKLFKTTLLAAVASVAMGGAALAQDDASPFDFSFNVGANTDYVFRGVSQTDENYSIFAGVDTTLWGIGYAGAWVTNVDFGNGTDGEFDLYSGVKPVVGPVTLDVGVVYYGYMNQPDGSNEDYVEYKLAGSGAVGPATIGAAFYYSDDFFGGTGEATYYEVNGSFPVAEKVTISGAVGHQNVEGPFDYTTWNLGAGFALNDTVGFDLRYHDTDEHGFGDIYDSRVVLGVKAVF
- a CDS encoding SDR family NAD(P)-dependent oxidoreductase; translated protein: MAGQDFENFVVVVTGASTGLGRAIAVETAGRGAAAVVINYASSLEEAQETARLVEAQGAKAVLVQGDVALDADCRRIAAAAEPFGRIDALFNNAGVTKFAPNHADLEAVSADDFLRLYGVNVVGAFQMVRACRSLLEAGPQPGAVVNTSSIAGVAGIGSSVPYAASKGAMNTMTLSLARALAPKIRVNAICPGFIDTPWFGKGVGAEQAAKVRAGAAANTPLKAASTAEDVAAAAVFLASTASRHVTGETLLVDAGTHLNYSPLSMR
- the queF gene encoding preQ(1) synthase, with protein sequence MDETHLTQLGREVRGFDSPEAAVLERVPNPQADVLYLARFTAPEFTSLCPVTGQPDFAHLVIDYAPGDWLIESKSLKLYLGAFRDHGAFHEDCTVAIGRRIVEVAAPRWLRIGGYWFPRGGIPIDVFWQTGPAPDGLWIPDQGVAPYRGRG
- a CDS encoding nitroreductase encodes the protein MTVALPPTPLFGTPVEQPPHPQVLDFLARRRSSSAVTLAEPGPGPDEIAALIGLACRVPDHGKLSPWRFIILDSDGKAAFAAKLEALAEARDDPRAAAKLAKLKLPPSGIAVVSRAVEHEIPMWEQELSAGAACTTLLYAAQALGYGANWITDWYAYDPQAKALLGLAEGERVAGFILLGTPKEPPLERERPDPAALTTVWRP
- a CDS encoding NUDIX hydrolase, whose translation is MSQKPDWLVAHGTPWKKGEPKRVYDNPWISVTEQTAIAPTGRPALYGLVAFKNRALAILPVHEDGTVTLVGQNRFPFADYSWEIPEGGGPLDEAPLEGAKRELLEETGLAAAHWTEVLRMQLSNSVTDELAIGYLATGLTQLAAEPQGDATEDIARTRAPFREVLDAATAGHIQDALTVAMLLRGYHMAREGLLPDALARAMIG
- the cysE gene encoding serine O-acetyltransferase, producing MSQRLEVIEFGAPPPVWPSLRMEAERAAKAEPALASLLNAVVLSHEDLGAALSYQLARKLGDQELRAMSLRELADAAYRNQPELVDTAEADLRAVFERDPACKGYVQPFLFFKGFQALQTQRVAHWLWHQGRETIALYLQSRMSEVFQVDIHPATKIGSGVFIDHGTGIVIGETAVIGDDVSLLQGVTLGGTGAEQGDRHPKIGKGVLLGAGAKVLGNIVIGDYAKIASGSVVLKPVPPGCTAAGVPARLVNCPTCEEPARSMDHTLAEAVYDYVI